In Aquiflexum balticum DSM 16537, a single genomic region encodes these proteins:
- a CDS encoding family 20 glycosylhydrolase codes for MTYRLFFLPLFLLWFSCQSTQNEINVDDVLLSWELEENIAMPNQSHTAKFSLTNNSKTSLNPDWEIYFNTIFLSVKPTSLDENIIMEHLSGDFFRIKPAMDFPVLEPGQNYSFSYQSDNFIVKNSHAPHGVFMVFGDEEKGHQIENYRVKEFSLRELYKMAEGTPLPIPIGNNLFEQSKELTLLAQREFSPIIPSPKSLEWSEGELQVEGDIEISFDSDFSSEAEFLINSLKSKYLGQITSNSTNDAKIQIKKNPSIKNIEGYQLDISDKIQIQANHPKGVFYAVQSLLALLPVDHFREAQSRLVFPQLKIEDEPRFAYRGLFLDVARNFQTKEAVLKLLDLMAFYKLNVFHLNLANDEGWRIEIPGLPELTDVGSKRGFSRDEKNFLWPYYGSGPNVDNSPTGTGYYTVSDFEEILKYAHERHIEVIPELGVPGHSRAAIIAMRKRYHDKKENDMAAAMEFLLEDFEDTSEYLSAQNFRGNTMCICQESTYNFYEKIVDEMIARYQSAGVPLNTFHTGGDEVPHGAWTASPTCAEFISKQEDLNSIEDLTNYFYKRVNKIFKDRGLQVAGWEEIGQKSEMENGQEVSRPNPEFADKNFRVYAWNSVAGWGGEDMAYQLANAGYEVIVCNSSNIYFDLAYNMDPDEPGHQWSGYVDLETAWRTVPLNHFISNEKDMYGRPIDADELAKGKVKLSAQGSKNIKGIQGQLWTETVKGQDMMEYYLLPKMLGLVERAWAVDPNWTSIENTEKRKAAREKDWNKFANAVGQREIPRLDYLFGGFNVRLPKPGTFVQDGLMHVNVETPGLLVRYTRNGTEPDMNSPEYSAPMPIEGNIKVRVFTPSGHAGETSTCLQKSN; via the coding sequence ATGACTTATCGTTTATTTTTCCTGCCCTTATTTCTTCTTTGGTTTTCCTGCCAATCCACCCAAAATGAAATCAATGTAGATGATGTACTCCTAAGTTGGGAATTGGAAGAAAATATCGCAATGCCCAATCAAAGCCACACTGCAAAGTTTAGCCTTACCAATAATTCAAAAACTTCTTTAAATCCAGATTGGGAGATTTACTTCAATACCATATTTCTATCTGTAAAACCAACGAGTTTAGATGAAAATATTATAATGGAACATTTATCAGGGGATTTTTTTAGAATAAAACCCGCAATGGATTTTCCGGTATTAGAACCGGGTCAAAACTATTCGTTTTCCTATCAATCTGATAATTTCATTGTGAAAAACAGCCATGCACCCCATGGTGTTTTTATGGTCTTTGGTGATGAAGAAAAAGGTCATCAAATAGAAAATTATAGGGTCAAAGAATTCAGTCTAAGGGAGCTGTATAAAATGGCGGAGGGTACTCCGCTTCCTATTCCTATCGGCAATAATTTATTTGAACAATCAAAAGAGCTTACATTATTGGCCCAAAGGGAATTTTCTCCCATCATTCCCTCACCCAAAAGTTTAGAATGGAGTGAGGGTGAATTACAGGTTGAAGGAGATATTGAAATATCATTTGACTCTGACTTTTCAAGTGAAGCTGAATTTTTGATCAATAGCTTGAAATCTAAATACCTAGGACAGATTACTTCCAATTCAACAAATGATGCAAAAATCCAGATCAAAAAAAATCCATCTATTAAAAATATAGAAGGATATCAATTGGATATCTCAGATAAAATCCAAATCCAGGCCAATCATCCCAAAGGTGTTTTTTATGCTGTACAGTCCTTATTGGCATTATTACCTGTTGATCATTTCCGAGAAGCCCAATCCCGCTTGGTTTTCCCTCAACTGAAAATTGAAGATGAACCCCGTTTTGCGTACCGGGGACTTTTTCTGGATGTGGCTAGGAATTTCCAGACCAAAGAAGCTGTCTTGAAGCTCCTGGATTTGATGGCTTTTTATAAATTGAATGTTTTTCATTTAAACTTGGCTAATGATGAAGGTTGGAGAATTGAAATTCCGGGCTTACCGGAATTGACCGATGTGGGAAGCAAGAGAGGATTTTCAAGGGATGAGAAAAACTTCCTTTGGCCATATTATGGTTCAGGTCCTAATGTTGACAATTCACCAACTGGGACCGGTTACTACACCGTATCTGATTTTGAAGAGATACTGAAATACGCCCATGAAAGGCATATTGAAGTGATCCCTGAATTGGGAGTCCCCGGACATTCCAGAGCTGCTATTATTGCTATGCGAAAACGCTACCATGACAAAAAAGAAAATGACATGGCTGCTGCAATGGAGTTTCTCTTGGAGGATTTTGAGGATACCTCCGAGTATCTTTCAGCACAGAATTTTCGAGGCAATACCATGTGCATCTGTCAGGAATCAACTTACAATTTTTATGAAAAAATAGTTGATGAAATGATAGCAAGATATCAGTCTGCGGGAGTACCGCTGAATACTTTCCATACCGGTGGCGATGAAGTGCCACATGGGGCTTGGACGGCGTCTCCAACTTGTGCTGAGTTTATCTCCAAGCAGGAAGACTTAAATAGCATTGAAGATTTGACAAATTATTTTTATAAAAGAGTAAATAAGATTTTTAAAGATAGGGGGCTGCAAGTTGCAGGATGGGAGGAAATTGGTCAAAAGTCTGAAATGGAAAATGGTCAGGAAGTTTCAAGACCAAATCCTGAATTTGCTGACAAAAACTTCAGGGTTTACGCTTGGAATTCTGTTGCAGGTTGGGGTGGAGAGGACATGGCCTATCAGCTGGCCAATGCCGGTTACGAGGTGATTGTCTGCAATTCCTCCAATATTTATTTTGACCTTGCCTACAATATGGACCCGGACGAGCCCGGACATCAGTGGTCTGGGTATGTTGACCTGGAAACAGCTTGGAGAACTGTACCTTTAAATCATTTTATTTCAAATGAAAAGGATATGTATGGAAGGCCTATAGATGCTGATGAACTGGCGAAAGGAAAAGTTAAGCTTAGCGCACAAGGCTCAAAAAATATCAAAGGAATTCAGGGACAACTTTGGACAGAAACGGTCAAAGGGCAGGACATGATGGAATATTACCTCTTGCCAAAAATGTTAGGGTTGGTAGAAAGGGCATGGGCAGTTGACCCAAATTGGACCTCCATTGAAAACACTGAAAAAAGGAAAGCGGCGAGGGAGAAGGATTGGAATAAATTTGCAAATGCTGTCGGTCAGCGGGAAATCCCAAGGTTGGACTATTTGTTTGGAGGATTCAATGTCAGATTACCGAAACCAGGCACCTTTGTCCAAGATGGATTGATGCATGTCAATGTTGAGACTCCAGGTCTCTTAGTAAGATACACCAGAAACGGAACTGAACCAGATATGAATTCTCCAGAATATTCTGCCCCAATGCCGATAGAAGGCAATATCAAGGTGAGGGTATTCACACCATCAGGCCATGCAGGTGAGACTTCAACCTGCCTTCAAAAGAGTAATTGA
- a CDS encoding PVC-type heme-binding CxxCH protein — MKKPVKLILLPMLTAGFFFFYSCNQPVIIPDFDTLTDEQRHLPEFALSGISITEGLEAKLFASEPTITNPTNIDIDHKGRVWVLEAYNYRPEITGNEIKPEGDRIVILEDTNGDGVQDKSTVFYQGPEINAPLGIWVMGNQAIVSQSPYVWMLTDTDGDDKADKKEIIFQGISGEQHDHGMHSFVFGPDGKFYFNFGNSGAQLRDKNNQVIKDIHGLEINTDNFKQGLVFRSNTDFTNIEVLGQNFRNNYEVAVDSYGTLWQSDNDDDGNKGVRINYVMEFGNYGYKDEMTNASWSANRTNKEKEIPHQHWHLNDPGVVPNLLQTGAGSPTGILVYEGRLLPEVFWDQMIHADAGPNVVRAYPVKKDGAGYTAEMVNIMVGDKNQWFRPSDVCIAPDGSLFVADWYDPGVGGHQVGDLNRGRIFRLAPPRTRYKIPNYNLNKVKGTLEALQNPNLSWRYQAWMALQGFGAQAEKELAEMFASHENPRMRARAFWVLAKMEGKGQKYVDLAIADSNPDIQIAGLRAARQLDLDLIPIITKLSENNDPQVRREAAIALRFHPSPEAPGLWAKLAVQHDGEDRWYLEALGIGAHSQWDTYFAAWKDAIVEADLNKKANQDIIWRARTGNSIPMLASLAVGQDEPLEDRLRYFRAFDFNPDVEGKSKALINMLNNKEADQQEINRLVIAHLDPQYTKRSPVAMAALKELIAESEGKQEFVDLVSKFSLNEYNTKLLDLAIQNSGNNLGRNAASTLMQLGGKNLIVGKLQSKEDKVVIDMMASLRGIGSNESIALLENVAFDANRSINVRREAASAMGASYSGEERVLDLLREEKFPDNLKASAVNGLSRAWRRTVRQEAATYLENGEDSNLPPMNDLLAMSGMVENGKSVFKNSCAICHQVGEEGMDFGPKLTEIGSKLSKEAQYIAIIHPDAGISFGYEGQILKTKDGNTYGGIISSRTETDLELKMPGGTSVNLKTSDIASIEQMENSMMPAGLERSMTAQEMVDLVEYLMSLKKISSEAK, encoded by the coding sequence ATGAAAAAACCTGTTAAACTGATTCTCCTGCCTATGTTGACGGCTGGGTTTTTCTTTTTCTACTCCTGCAACCAACCTGTCATTATTCCTGATTTTGATACTTTGACAGATGAACAAAGACATTTACCTGAATTTGCCCTTTCTGGAATAAGTATTACTGAGGGTTTGGAGGCTAAACTTTTTGCCTCGGAACCCACCATCACCAATCCGACAAATATTGATATTGACCATAAGGGCAGAGTTTGGGTGCTGGAAGCTTATAATTATCGACCCGAGATTACCGGAAATGAAATCAAACCTGAAGGGGATAGGATAGTGATTTTGGAAGACACCAATGGTGACGGTGTTCAGGATAAAAGCACGGTATTTTATCAGGGACCCGAAATCAATGCCCCCTTGGGTATATGGGTAATGGGCAATCAGGCGATTGTTTCGCAAAGTCCTTATGTGTGGATGCTGACCGATACTGATGGGGATGATAAGGCAGATAAAAAGGAAATCATTTTTCAGGGAATATCGGGAGAGCAACACGACCATGGCATGCACAGTTTTGTCTTCGGACCGGATGGGAAGTTTTATTTCAACTTTGGAAATTCAGGCGCTCAATTGAGGGATAAAAACAATCAGGTGATTAAGGATATCCATGGCTTGGAGATCAATACTGACAATTTCAAACAAGGTTTGGTTTTCAGGAGCAATACAGACTTTACAAACATTGAGGTTTTAGGGCAGAATTTCAGGAACAATTATGAGGTGGCTGTGGATTCTTATGGTACCCTTTGGCAATCGGACAATGATGATGATGGCAACAAAGGTGTAAGGATCAACTATGTCATGGAGTTCGGTAATTATGGATATAAGGATGAAATGACCAATGCGAGTTGGTCTGCAAACAGGACCAACAAAGAAAAAGAGATTCCCCATCAGCATTGGCATTTGAATGACCCTGGTGTTGTACCTAATTTGTTGCAAACCGGAGCAGGGTCACCTACCGGTATTTTGGTGTATGAAGGGAGGTTGCTTCCTGAGGTATTTTGGGATCAAATGATCCACGCCGATGCAGGTCCAAATGTCGTAAGAGCCTATCCAGTCAAAAAGGATGGCGCTGGCTATACGGCAGAAATGGTCAACATTATGGTTGGTGACAAGAACCAATGGTTCCGCCCTTCGGATGTCTGTATAGCACCGGATGGTTCTCTATTTGTAGCCGATTGGTATGACCCGGGAGTAGGTGGTCATCAGGTGGGTGATTTGAATCGCGGAAGAATATTCAGGTTGGCGCCTCCTAGAACCCGTTACAAAATCCCTAATTATAATTTAAATAAAGTTAAAGGGACTTTAGAAGCATTACAGAATCCAAACCTTTCCTGGAGGTATCAGGCTTGGATGGCTCTTCAAGGCTTTGGTGCTCAGGCAGAAAAAGAATTGGCTGAAATGTTTGCAAGCCATGAAAACCCAAGAATGAGGGCGAGGGCTTTTTGGGTATTGGCCAAAATGGAAGGGAAAGGACAAAAATATGTTGACTTGGCTATCGCAGATTCCAACCCGGATATTCAGATAGCAGGTCTAAGGGCAGCACGGCAACTTGATTTGGATCTGATTCCAATCATAACCAAATTATCAGAAAACAATGACCCACAAGTCAGGAGGGAAGCTGCTATTGCACTTCGCTTTCACCCTTCTCCTGAGGCCCCTGGGTTATGGGCAAAGCTTGCCGTGCAACATGACGGAGAAGACCGGTGGTACCTCGAGGCTCTTGGTATAGGCGCCCATAGCCAATGGGACACCTACTTTGCAGCTTGGAAAGATGCAATAGTGGAGGCAGATTTAAATAAAAAGGCAAATCAGGATATCATTTGGAGAGCGAGGACTGGAAACTCAATACCGATGTTGGCTTCCTTGGCGGTTGGCCAGGATGAACCTTTGGAAGATAGGTTGAGGTATTTCAGGGCATTTGACTTCAATCCCGATGTGGAAGGTAAATCCAAAGCATTGATCAATATGCTGAACAATAAAGAAGCTGATCAACAAGAGATCAACAGATTGGTCATTGCCCATTTGGATCCCCAATATACCAAAAGGTCACCTGTGGCTATGGCTGCCCTAAAGGAATTGATTGCCGAGTCTGAAGGAAAACAGGAGTTTGTGGATTTGGTCAGTAAATTTAGTTTGAATGAATACAATACCAAACTCCTGGATTTGGCGATCCAAAACAGTGGGAATAACCTGGGCAGAAATGCAGCCTCTACTTTGATGCAACTAGGAGGAAAGAATTTAATAGTCGGAAAATTACAAAGTAAGGAGGATAAAGTAGTCATTGATATGATGGCCTCGCTCAGGGGTATTGGTTCGAATGAATCCATAGCACTTTTGGAGAATGTAGCTTTTGATGCAAACCGTTCTATCAATGTCAGAAGGGAAGCTGCTTCAGCTATGGGTGCAAGTTATTCAGGGGAAGAAAGGGTTTTGGACCTATTGAGGGAAGAAAAATTTCCGGACAATCTAAAGGCTTCTGCGGTGAATGGTTTAAGTAGGGCTTGGAGAAGGACAGTGAGGCAGGAAGCTGCCACTTATTTGGAAAATGGGGAAGATAGTAACCTTCCGCCTATGAATGACCTGTTGGCTATGTCAGGAATGGTAGAAAATGGTAAATCAGTTTTTAAAAATAGCTGCGCCATATGTCATCAAGTAGGAGAGGAGGGTATGGATTTCGGGCCCAAATTGACTGAGATTGGAAGTAAGCTATCCAAGGAGGCGCAATACATTGCCATCATCCATCCCGATGCTGGCATCAGTTTTGGATATGAGGGTCAAATTTTAAAAACCAAAGACGGTAACACTTATGGCGGAATTATCAGTAGTCGAACTGAAACCGATTTGGAATTGAAAATGCCTGGTGGTACCTCAGTCAACCTCAAAACATCAGATATTGCCTCTATTGAACAAATGGAAAACTCCATGATGCCGGCAGGCTTGGAAAGAAGTATGACTGCTCAGGAAATGGTTGATTTGGTCGAGTATTTGATGAGTTTGAAGAAGATATCTTCAGAGGCCAAATAA
- a CDS encoding DEAD/DEAH box helicase: MTFDSLGLSEKLLAAISKAKYDSPYPIQLEAIPAILQKKDLLGIAPTGSGKTASYVLPILQMLLEKEVPQNRNIPVLVIVPTRELAAQVQEVVKVFSEFLPRRIKTMAVFGGVSINPQMMNLHGTEILVATPGRLLDLVARNSIQLDKLQILVLDEADKVLNLGFKLEVDEILSRLPKKRQNILFSATMEESVEELINRLLHNPVKIEIEQDKIAPELILQSAYLVPMDYKGPLLRHLIQEGNWQQVLVFASSIRTADNVANKLKKHGIEAMAFHGDKSQGARTDALTKFKTGKIRVLVATDLAARGIDIKFLPHVINYELPRSPKDYIHRIGRTGRAGSEGEAISLVSEEEEHHFKVIQKKMGRRVEMIDAINLDFKR, translated from the coding sequence ATGACATTTGATTCACTTGGGTTATCAGAAAAATTATTGGCGGCTATCAGCAAAGCCAAATATGATAGTCCTTATCCTATACAGTTAGAGGCCATTCCGGCTATCCTTCAGAAAAAAGATCTGTTGGGCATTGCCCCCACAGGTTCGGGAAAAACAGCTTCTTATGTACTACCGATTCTTCAAATGCTTTTGGAGAAAGAAGTTCCTCAAAACAGGAACATCCCGGTTTTGGTGATTGTGCCTACCAGGGAACTTGCTGCCCAAGTCCAGGAAGTAGTGAAGGTTTTTTCTGAGTTTTTGCCTAGAAGGATTAAAACCATGGCGGTTTTTGGTGGCGTTTCCATCAATCCCCAAATGATGAATCTCCATGGAACGGAGATTTTAGTGGCCACTCCGGGAAGGTTATTGGACTTGGTAGCCCGGAATTCCATTCAGCTGGATAAACTACAGATATTGGTCCTCGATGAAGCGGATAAGGTTTTGAATCTAGGCTTTAAATTGGAGGTGGATGAAATCCTTTCAAGGCTTCCCAAAAAAAGGCAGAACATACTTTTCTCCGCAACCATGGAGGAATCCGTGGAGGAATTGATCAACAGGCTTCTTCACAATCCTGTGAAAATCGAAATCGAACAGGATAAAATTGCACCGGAACTTATTTTACAATCTGCTTATTTGGTGCCAATGGATTATAAAGGACCCTTGCTCCGACATTTGATCCAAGAAGGAAATTGGCAACAGGTTTTGGTATTTGCATCATCGATACGGACAGCAGATAATGTCGCCAACAAACTCAAAAAACATGGAATTGAAGCTATGGCATTTCATGGTGATAAAAGTCAAGGGGCCAGGACAGATGCATTGACCAAATTCAAAACAGGTAAAATAAGGGTTCTTGTTGCCACAGATTTGGCTGCAAGAGGAATAGATATCAAGTTTTTGCCCCATGTCATCAATTATGAATTGCCCCGATCTCCAAAAGATTATATTCATAGGATTGGCAGGACAGGGAGGGCTGGAAGTGAAGGAGAGGCTATTTCATTGGTTTCTGAGGAAGAAGAACACCATTTTAAAGTTATCCAGAAAAAAATGGGCCGAAGGGTGGAAATGATAGATGCCATCAATTTGGACTTTAAGAGGTGA
- a CDS encoding protein kinase family protein: MALISKKKIIYPISDGLRIFLQKYGREVDFPIYYSDLRRYTGSIPLYDSKGNDTLWETVFYAESDRDEIHFNVKKIYSQLKAEGDMSVMKHLYVDRIDLCVYGNTQPFRVRIVNKINDNFDYFYVKIADASRVYGLELEHLLSPNRISYLVKDNTLIEEHIAGIPGEQFMRQHINDPLLNPIRLAKEFVKFNERCFVRLLGDMHSSNFVVVVTPDFEETHYRIRAIDFDQQSYEGKKSIYLPQYFKQNNALIKMGIKYITSESMAQYQKEERALIATRLKTSTIEIEDLLTCMENDKISTQENIDSLKRDLAKHYKNEKFLNCTNMGQILRQSLEQVLKK, encoded by the coding sequence ATGGCCCTGATCAGCAAAAAGAAAATCATCTATCCTATCAGTGATGGTCTAAGAATTTTTCTTCAAAAATATGGACGGGAAGTTGACTTTCCCATATATTATTCAGATCTACGCAGATATACCGGTTCTATTCCTTTATATGATTCCAAAGGAAATGATACTCTTTGGGAAACTGTTTTTTACGCTGAATCAGATAGAGATGAAATCCATTTCAATGTCAAGAAGATTTACTCGCAACTGAAAGCAGAGGGAGACATGTCAGTCATGAAGCACCTTTATGTAGACAGGATTGATCTTTGCGTATATGGAAACACACAACCATTCAGGGTTAGGATAGTAAACAAAATCAATGATAACTTTGACTATTTCTATGTCAAAATCGCCGATGCTTCAAGAGTCTATGGATTGGAATTGGAACATTTGCTTTCACCCAACAGAATCAGTTACCTGGTAAAGGACAATACACTGATTGAGGAACATATTGCAGGTATTCCCGGGGAGCAATTTATGCGTCAACATATCAATGACCCTCTGCTCAACCCGATACGTCTGGCAAAGGAATTTGTGAAATTCAATGAAAGATGTTTTGTGAGATTACTTGGAGACATGCATTCATCCAATTTTGTGGTAGTGGTCACTCCTGATTTTGAGGAGACACATTATCGGATCAGAGCAATAGACTTTGATCAACAATCTTACGAAGGCAAAAAGTCGATTTACCTTCCCCAGTATTTCAAGCAAAACAATGCTCTGATCAAAATGGGGATAAAATATATTACCTCTGAGTCAATGGCCCAATACCAAAAAGAAGAGAGGGCACTGATTGCCACAAGATTAAAAACCTCGACCATAGAAATCGAAGATTTGCTGACCTGCATGGAAAATGACAAGATTTCTACCCAGGAAAATATAGACTCCCTCAAGCGGGATTTGGCCAAACATTATAAAAATGAAAAGTTTTTAAACTGCACCAATATGGGACAAATTCTGCGTCAAAGCTTGGAGCAGGTATTGAAAAAATGA
- a CDS encoding DUF3817 domain-containing protein has protein sequence MEAKVKWLKRFRYISIVEGISFLVLLFIAMPLKYMMDIPLAVTYVGWAHGLLFIIYIYIVFPTARKLSWNFSKTLFALIASVLPFGPFIFDKYLTKEEKEMATS, from the coding sequence ATGGAAGCAAAAGTAAAATGGCTAAAAAGATTCAGGTATATCAGTATAGTGGAAGGTATTTCATTTCTGGTTTTGCTGTTTATCGCCATGCCGTTAAAATACATGATGGATATACCACTTGCAGTAACCTATGTAGGTTGGGCCCATGGATTGCTTTTTATCATTTATATTTATATAGTGTTCCCCACAGCAAGAAAACTATCTTGGAATTTCAGTAAAACCCTATTTGCGTTGATTGCATCCGTGCTGCCATTTGGGCCATTTATTTTCGACAAATATTTGACCAAAGAAGAAAAAGAAATGGCAACTTCTTGA